A single window of Pyrus communis chromosome 10, drPyrComm1.1, whole genome shotgun sequence DNA harbors:
- the LOC137747818 gene encoding putative B3 domain-containing protein Os03g0621600, whose translation MSSGKSEQESGRWVVRVPRSRMRCRGEQSRRRSRSRSRESKDGEVEVEVRSDFRDGEVMSDFRDGEVMSDFKKKIEDERRKGRGRSRESKDSIRAKPKTNGHDWKIDNLHPSLLLQQIPAAFLMHFNGNVPQQFHLRTSAGTWCVNVEKINDRFFFQKGWKKFVHDNGLEICEFLVFRYAFNLRFYVDIYGRNGCKKEFVTVTGKTERLHEKGHDHVIQRKTPRNHENQNVDNRGLKGSTYGTRTSQGTTPIQDEGYEATDDTDSQTLMHPRWLQVLGKLIPVGETMFLDLKTLFSRLKCGTRISIDTVPSKFVNAHLIEQPSTITLRVSDGRTWRVKLSFTARKKLKIITSRPQQCVPYKFVKTHLADHPSNLTLCVSDGRTWPVNLVYEGPKGRFIGGWSAFRQDNDLKLDDVCVFVLVNKVELFEVAFYRKPEAANICAL comes from the exons ATGTCGTCGGGAAAGAGTGAACAAGAATCGGGAAGATGGGTTGTGCGGGTGCCTAGGTCTAGGATGAGATGTCGAGGAGAACAATCAAGAAGAAGATCGAGGTCGAGGTCGAGAGAGAGTAAAGACGGAGAGGTCGAGGTCGAGGTGAGGTCGGACTTCAGAGACGGAGAGGTGATGTCGGACTTCAGAGACGGTGAGGTGATGTCGGACTTCAAGAAGAAAATCGAGGATGAGAGACGGAAAGGTCGAGGTCGATCGAGAGAGAGCAAAGACTCTATTAGGGCAAAACCTAAAACCAACGGTCATGATTGGAAG ATTGATAATCTACATCCGAGTCTTTTGTTACAGCAAATCCCGGCGGCTTTTCTCATGCATTTTAATGGAAACGTACCTCAGCAGTTCCACCTTCGAACCTCAGCTGGGACTTGGTGTGTTAATGTGGAAAAAATTAATGACAGGTTCTTTTTCCAAAAGGGTTGGAAGAAATTTGTTCATGACAATGGTTTAGagatttgtgaattccttgttTTTCGATATGCCTTTAATTTGAGATTCTACGTTGACATATATGGAAGAAATGGCTGCAAAAAAGAGTTTGTAACAGTGACTGGGAAAACCGAGAGACTTCATGAAAAGGGACATGATCATGTAATTCAGAGAAAGACCCCAAGAAATCATGAAAATCAGAATGTAGATAATCGAGGCCTAAAAGGCTCCACTTATGGAACTAGGACTAGTCAAGGAACTACTCCCATACAAGATGAAGGCTATGAAGCAACTGATGATACTGATTCTCAAACATTGATGCATCCGCGGTGGCTACAAGTACTGGGAAAGCTTATTCCCGTCGGAGAGACAATGTTTTTGGATCTGAAAACCCTTTTTTCAAGGTTGAAATGCGGGACACGTATATCCATAGAT ACCGTGCCTTCTAAATTTGTTAATGCACATCTCATTGAGCAGCCTAGTACCATTACTCTTCGGGTTTCAGATGGGAGAACCTGGCGAGTGAAA CTGTCTTTTACCgcaaggaagaagctgaaaatcATCACATCTCGTCCCCAGCAG TGTGTGCCATATAAGTTTGTCAAGACACATCTCGCTGACCACCCTAGTAACCTTACCCTTTGTGTTTCGGATGGGAGAACTTGGCCTGTCAATTTGGTGTATGAAGGTCCAAAAGGCAGATTCATAGGCGGGTGGTCGGCATTTAGGCAAGACAATGATTTGAAACTTGATGATGTTTGTGTCTTTGTCTTGGTTAACAAGGTTGAGCTATTTGAAGTTGCCTTTTACCGCAAGCCAGAAGCTGCGAATATTTGCGCCTTGTGA
- the LOC137747819 gene encoding B3 domain-containing protein Os11g0197600-like: MHQPHGNAILRLPDGGTWCVKLKLYEKGKVRFERGWLDFVRDNNLKTGDVCVFILIKGIELAFEVVFYRGIVSRFTCGHAKGARAVDRGKWEIGTSSSHDPYAGKECSGGLNLETGYEDHDDKSVEILDDLCPRKSRDKSQVMRKLEETDKHDDDSNDDISRDSDEVQSDPTIPEEEETDYEDDESVEILDDFSPCPRKTREKSPLPCLRRHKKMRTCSSSKAAECNTSFTATKTQPYEIKKSFRSKDSHCSKSEVKREHDFPTMKEVGGLSSSPIFRKRTPDVLGREHALTKSEKALALQRANAFKSAYPSFPVAIQPAYIHSSYLGLPSEFVRTHLNKQRSSNVILQILDGSTWPVNFKYDVTPRFQNGWSVFARENNLKVGDLCVFELINRNELTFEVVFLRTTEAKKCSSSAGKSVHLLVYTSPLCLHHNLDSRISL; this comes from the exons ATGCATCAGCCTCATGGTAATGCCATCCTTCGTCTTCCTGACGGAGGAACTTGGTGTGTTAAACTCAAATTATACGAAAAAGGGAAAGTGCGATTCGAGCGTGGTTGGTTGGATTTTGTAAGGGACAATAATTTGAAAACTGGAGATGTGTGCGTATTCATCTTGATCAAGGGCATTGAACTTGCATTTGAAGTTGTCTTTTACCGCGGTATTGTCTCCAGGTTTACAT GCGGCCATGCCAAAGGAGCTAGAGCTGTCGATCGGGGAAAGTGGGAAATTGGCACATCTAGCTCTCACGATCCTTATGCTGGAAAAGAATGCAGTGGAGGCCTGAATTTGGAAACTGGTTATGAAGACCATGATGATAAATCTGTCGAAATCCTGGATGATCTGTGCCCGAGAAAATCAAGGGATAAATCACAAGTAATGCGCAAGTTGGAAGAAACTGATAAACATGATGATGATTCTAATGATGATATTAGTAGAGATTCTGATGAAGTACAAAGTGATCCAACAATACCTGAGGAGGAAGAAACAGATTATGAAGACGATGAGTCAGTCGAAATCTTGGATGACTTTTCACCCTGCCCAAGAAAAACAAGGGAGAAATCTCCATTACCATGTCTTCGGCGACACAAGAAAATGAGAACATGTTCGAGTAGTAAAGCAGCAGAATGCAACACCAGCTTCACAGCAACAAAGACTCAACCTTATGAAATCAAGAAGTCATTCAGAAGCAAAGATTCGCATTGCTCTAAATCAGAAGTGAAAA GAGAACATGATTTTCCCACAATGAAAGAAGTTGGAGGCTTGTCTAGCAGTCCAATATTCCGAAAACGAACACCTGATGTGTTGGGGAGGGAACATGCATTGACCAAAAGCGAAAAAGCTCTGGCTCTTCAGAGAGCCAATGCTTTCAAATCTGCATACCCTTCATTTCCGGTTGCCATTCAACCAGCTTATATCCATAGTAGTTACCTG GGTTTGCCATCCGAGTTTGTGAGGACACATCTTAACAAGCAGCGTTCAAGTAACGTAATCCTTCAGATTTTAGATGGAAGCACCTGGCCAGTTAATTTCAAATATGATGTAACACCTCGATTTCAGAATGGTTGGTCGGTGTTTGCAAGGGAAAACAACTTGAAAGTTGGTGATTTATGTGTTTTTGAATTGATCAACCGCAATGAACTTACATTTGAAGTTGTCTTTCTCCGCACCACAGAAGCTAAAAAGTGCTCCTCGTCAGCAGGTAAATCTGTTCATTTGCTAGTGTATACTTCTCCATTATGCTTGCATCATAACTTAGATTCTAGGatttctttgtaa
- the LOC137746536 gene encoding B3 domain-containing protein At1g49475-like, whose translation MASLRPTFSSTIPHFFKVILDDTSRDTKLKVPMKFVMKYGEELSSPVYLRLPCGSEWEIELRRCNGEVWFEKGWPEFSNFYSLDYAFWLVFGYEGNSRFHVFIFDRSCTEVDYPIKLPEKEKTDDEDDESVEILDDFPTSRRRKGEKHLSLPCPLPPKKKRRSYSRMHPLTDKDKAIALQRAIDFESEKPHFKVAMQPSYIFGHLVNPLA comes from the exons ATGGCTTCTTTACGGCCAACATTTTCATCTACAATACCGCATTTTTTCAAAGTTATTCTTGATGACACATCGAGAGACACCAAACTT AAGGTTCCGATGAAATTTGTGATGAAATATGGAGAAGAGTTATCAAGTCCAGTATATCTTAGACTTCCATGTGGTTCAGAATGGGAAATAGAACTGAGAAGATGTAATGGTGAGGTTTGGTTTGAGAAGGGTTGGCCGGAGTTCTCCAACTTTTACTCTCTTGACTACGCTTTTTGGCTTGTTTTCGGGTATGAAGGGAATTCAAGATTCCACGTCTTCATATTTGATAGAAGTTGCACAGAAGTTGACTATCCCATAAAATTGCCGGAGAAGGAAAAAACCGATGACGAAGATGACGAGTCGGTTGAAATCTTGGATGATTTTCCTACAAGCCGAAGAAGAAAGGGGGAGAAACATTTATCTTTACCATGTCCTTTGCCTccgaagaaaaaaagaaggagcTATTCAAGGATGCATCCATTGACTGACAAAGATAAAGCTATAGCTCTTCAGAGAGCCATTGATTTCGAATCTGAAAAGCCTCACTTCAAAGTTGCCATGCAGCCCTCCTACATATTCGGCCATTTGGTAAATCCCCTTGCATAA